From Anaerolineae bacterium, one genomic window encodes:
- a CDS encoding Gfo/Idh/MocA family oxidoreductase, protein MKKSYKVGLVGLRRGQGLVSTLASHPQVEIAALCDLKPEVVADLGKAYSVPDSRLYTDFDQFVQAPVDAVVIATPIEYHAPQSIAAMEAGKHVLCEQTVAYTVDECLAVIDAVKRTGKAYMMAENYTYFHYVRQWKELVAQGKLGQIYYAEGEYIHAINHLLTDPKTGEKYWRYTRAPIWYCAHCLGPLLTLMDDRVVRATGAHSNHHTHPGESIAYLDMEVGLFHTEKGAVVKILRSQIAPRHPAMVYYSLYGTKGFVENGRGDVRQNRGFRWLEGERTVEEGAEEIECTIVDPNAPEEARAGGHGTSEFFMVRDFIEALDEGRQPPIDVIRAVDFTIPGILAHEAAMRGGVWLEVPEYGW, encoded by the coding sequence ATGAAGAAGAGCTACAAGGTGGGGCTGGTGGGGCTGCGGCGAGGGCAGGGACTAGTGAGCACGCTCGCCTCCCACCCGCAGGTGGAGATCGCCGCGCTGTGCGACCTTAAGCCCGAGGTGGTGGCGGACCTGGGCAAGGCCTACAGCGTCCCTGACTCTCGCCTCTACACCGACTTCGACCAGTTCGTGCAGGCGCCGGTGGACGCGGTCGTCATCGCCACGCCCATCGAGTACCACGCGCCGCAGTCCATCGCCGCCATGGAGGCGGGCAAGCACGTCCTCTGCGAGCAGACGGTGGCCTACACCGTGGACGAGTGCTTGGCGGTGATCGACGCCGTCAAGCGCACCGGCAAGGCTTACATGATGGCGGAGAACTACACCTACTTCCACTACGTTCGCCAGTGGAAGGAACTGGTGGCCCAGGGGAAGTTGGGGCAGATCTACTACGCCGAGGGCGAGTACATCCATGCCATCAACCATCTGCTGACCGATCCGAAGACGGGCGAGAAGTACTGGCGCTACACCCGCGCGCCGATCTGGTACTGCGCCCACTGCCTCGGCCCCCTGCTGACCCTGATGGACGACCGCGTAGTGCGGGCCACCGGCGCCCACAGCAATCATCACACCCATCCCGGGGAGAGCATCGCCTACCTGGACATGGAGGTGGGCCTCTTCCACACCGAGAAGGGCGCCGTGGTGAAGATACTGCGCAGCCAGATCGCCCCCCGCCACCCGGCCATGGTCTATTACTCCTTGTACGGCACCAAAGGCTTTGTGGAGAACGGTCGCGGGGACGTGCGCCAGAACCGCGGATTCCGCTGGCTGGAAGGCGAGCGAACGGTGGAGGAGGGTGCCGAGGAGATCGAGTGCACCATCGTTGACCCTAACGCGCCGGAAGAGGCCCGCGCCGGTGGGCACGGCACCTCCGAGTTCTTCATGGTGCGGGATTTCATCGAGGCGCTGGACGAGGGTCGTCAGCCGCCGATAGACGTCATTCGGGCCGTAGATTTCACCATCCCGGGGATCTTGGCGCACGAAGCCGCCATGAGAGGAGGTGTCTGGCTGGAGGTACCGGAGTACGGCTGGTAG